In a genomic window of Flammeovirga agarivorans:
- a CDS encoding ABC transporter ATP-binding protein: MNILEVNGLSKKYANHTALNNISLSVPKQCIYGLLGPNGAGKTSLIRSITQIITPEEGEILFNGQALTPADVYKMGYLPEERGLYKKMGVAEQILYFAQLKGMSSKEAKQKTKYWLDRLELKPWHAHNVEDLSKGMQQKVQFISTVIHEPELLILDEPFSGFDPVNAQLIRDEILRLREDGATIILSTHRMESVEELCDRIALINKSEKVIEGTQLEIKKAYRNNQFDLLTTDPVEIVTTPHELIHPTQQELYGYKQTIRLKECSPNQLLEEVIKKTTVLGIQENIPSMHDIFIEAVKKGNVKELVNSNQDA; the protein is encoded by the coding sequence TTGAACATACTAGAAGTAAACGGACTTTCTAAAAAGTATGCAAATCATACCGCTTTAAATAACATTTCTCTTAGTGTACCCAAACAATGTATCTATGGATTGTTAGGCCCAAATGGAGCCGGTAAAACTTCCTTAATACGATCAATCACTCAAATTATCACTCCAGAAGAAGGTGAAATTCTTTTTAATGGTCAAGCATTAACTCCAGCTGATGTTTATAAGATGGGGTACCTGCCAGAAGAAAGAGGCCTTTATAAAAAGATGGGAGTTGCTGAGCAGATTCTATATTTTGCTCAGTTAAAAGGAATGTCTTCAAAAGAAGCAAAACAGAAAACAAAATATTGGTTAGATCGCTTAGAGTTAAAACCTTGGCATGCTCATAATGTCGAAGATCTTTCGAAAGGAATGCAGCAAAAGGTTCAATTTATCTCAACAGTTATCCATGAGCCTGAATTACTTATTTTAGATGAACCATTTTCGGGTTTTGATCCTGTGAATGCCCAATTAATTAGAGACGAGATATTAAGATTAAGAGAAGATGGTGCTACTATCATTCTTTCTACCCATAGAATGGAATCTGTAGAAGAGCTTTGTGATAGAATTGCTTTGATTAATAAGTCTGAGAAAGTAATTGAAGGGACTCAACTTGAAATCAAGAAAGCATACAGAAATAATCAGTTTGATCTTCTTACAACCGATCCAGTTGAAATTGTAACCACTCCACATGAACTTATTCATCCCACTCAACAGGAGTTATATGGTTATAAACAAACTATTAGGTTGAAGGAGTGCTCTCCAAATCAGCTATTAGAAGAAGTAATAAAGAAAACTACTGTTCTTGGTATTCAAGAGAATATACCTAGTATGCATGATATCTTTATTGAGGCGGTTAAAAAAGGAAATGTAAAAGAATTAGTTAATTCAAATCAGGATGCATAA
- a CDS encoding RluA family pseudouridine synthase yields MTERDMSGTSNFVNNDDLNHHNKQKMLEDEKEKKVSSKATNNEANDGYFRPEDFNLTEEDLLSERQFDELRIEVDPKQTALRIDRFLVDRIPNLSRNRIQTGLKEGHFVVNGLPVKPNYKVMPGDVVMVFMPKPRSQELEPQNIPLDIVYEDEDLLIVNKKPGMVVHPGFNNTSGTLVNALIYHFNGLPTSFNGEDKPGLVHRIDKDTSGLLVVAKNENALTHLAKQFYDHTIERTYQAIVWGTFPEDKTTGTIESMIGRSDSDRRMYTVLPDDTTRGKHAITHYKELKNLRYVSLVECKLETGRTHQIRVHMKHLGHPLFSDAMYGGDKILKGERTGKYKTFVENNFKLCPRQALHAKSLGFEHPVTKKWMQFNSEIPQDMQKLLKRWEDYLRYS; encoded by the coding sequence ATGACTGAAAGAGATATGAGCGGGACAAGCAATTTTGTGAACAATGACGATTTAAACCATCATAATAAACAAAAGATGTTGGAAGACGAAAAAGAAAAAAAAGTCTCTTCAAAAGCAACAAATAATGAGGCCAATGACGGTTACTTTAGACCTGAAGATTTTAACCTAACGGAAGAAGATTTACTGTCAGAACGACAATTTGATGAGCTTCGAATTGAAGTCGATCCCAAACAAACTGCCTTAAGAATTGACAGATTCCTTGTGGATCGAATCCCTAATTTATCCCGTAATAGAATTCAAACAGGGTTAAAAGAAGGTCATTTTGTCGTTAATGGTTTACCGGTAAAACCTAACTACAAAGTAATGCCAGGTGATGTAGTAATGGTATTTATGCCAAAACCTAGATCACAAGAATTAGAGCCTCAAAATATTCCATTAGATATTGTATATGAAGATGAAGATCTTCTTATCGTCAATAAAAAACCTGGTATGGTTGTGCATCCAGGGTTTAACAATACATCTGGAACGTTAGTCAATGCATTGATCTATCATTTCAACGGATTACCTACTTCATTTAATGGTGAAGATAAACCGGGGTTGGTGCATAGAATCGATAAAGACACTTCTGGTCTTTTAGTAGTAGCAAAAAATGAAAATGCACTAACTCACTTGGCCAAACAGTTTTATGACCATACTATTGAGCGTACCTACCAAGCGATTGTTTGGGGAACTTTTCCAGAGGATAAAACGACAGGTACCATTGAGTCAATGATTGGTCGTTCAGATTCAGATAGAAGGATGTATACTGTTTTACCAGATGATACTACCAGAGGTAAACATGCCATTACACACTATAAAGAATTGAAAAACTTACGTTATGTGAGCTTAGTAGAGTGTAAATTGGAAACAGGTAGAACTCATCAGATTCGTGTGCACATGAAACATTTAGGTCATCCTTTATTTTCAGATGCCATGTACGGTGGAGATAAAATCTTAAAAGGTGAACGTACTGGTAAGTATAAAACTTTTGTAGAGAATAACTTTAAACTCTGTCCAAGACAAGCATTACATGCTAAATCTTTAGGGTTTGAACATCCAGTGACAAAGAAATGGATGCAGTTTAACTCTGAGATACCTCAAGATATGCAAAAGCTTCTCAAACGATGGGAAGATTATTTAAGATATAGTTAA
- a CDS encoding YtfJ family protein: protein MKLIYQLTILSLFTFFATSVNAQETLKRGDKIEKVDIRDLNNKPAVTPGIGEKVTLIFYPDPDKPSMNEYFIEEVKKWKFPEDEYMAYGIVNLADSPFPNSVIRFMTRQVRKRSKQEADALILTDPKRFIQDAWNTGDCNNAFSILLVDAEGTVLFWKADEMTEEEVDFVINEIRNNVSTSHKYTEEEMKQFELSK from the coding sequence ATGAAACTTATTTATCAACTTACTATACTCTCCCTATTTACGTTTTTTGCCACGTCTGTTAATGCTCAAGAGACATTAAAAAGAGGAGACAAAATTGAGAAAGTCGATATAAGAGACTTGAATAATAAACCTGCTGTTACACCTGGTATTGGAGAAAAAGTTACATTAATCTTTTACCCAGATCCAGATAAACCTTCAATGAACGAATACTTTATTGAAGAAGTAAAAAAATGGAAATTCCCTGAAGATGAATATATGGCTTATGGTATTGTGAACCTTGCAGATTCACCTTTCCCTAACAGTGTTATACGTTTTATGACGCGTCAGGTAAGAAAGAGATCAAAGCAAGAAGCTGATGCTTTAATCCTTACTGATCCAAAGAGATTTATTCAAGATGCTTGGAATACAGGCGATTGTAATAATGCATTCTCAATTTTATTAGTAGATGCAGAAGGTACAGTACTGTTCTGGAAAGCTGATGAAATGACAGAAGAAGAAGTTGACTTTGTGATTAATGAAATCAGAAACAATGTTTCAACTTCTCATAAATACACTGAAGAAGAAATGAAGCAGTTTGAATTATCTAAATAA